A genome region from Trueperaceae bacterium includes the following:
- a CDS encoding sugar phosphate isomerase/epimerase encodes MARPVTLFTGQWADLPLARLAPLAKEMGYDGLELACWGDHFEVRRALTEDGYVDRQLEILHRNGLECLAIGNHLVGQAVCDRIDARHQAILPEHVWGDGDPEGVRQRAAQEMIDTARAAARLGVNVVTGFTGSSIWHSLYAFPPTTQDYWDAGFRDFADRWLPILDAFEDAGVNFALEAHPTEIAFDIASAERALEAVKHHPRFGFNYDPSHLGYQGVDYVAFIRRFSGRIFHVHMKDVWWGRGDGSTGVFGGHTSFGDARRYWDFRSVGRGDIDFEEIIVALNDIGYSGPLSVEWEDGRMDRVHGARESAAFVSQLDFEPSAVAFDAAFEKEKA; translated from the coding sequence ATGGCAAGACCAGTAACCCTCTTCACCGGCCAGTGGGCAGACCTGCCCCTCGCACGTCTGGCCCCTCTGGCGAAAGAGATGGGCTACGACGGGCTCGAACTGGCCTGCTGGGGAGACCACTTCGAGGTGCGTCGGGCCCTGACCGAGGATGGCTACGTCGATCGCCAGCTCGAGATACTCCATCGCAACGGACTCGAGTGCCTGGCGATAGGCAATCACCTCGTGGGTCAGGCGGTGTGCGACAGGATCGATGCCCGCCACCAGGCGATCCTGCCCGAGCACGTGTGGGGTGACGGCGATCCCGAAGGGGTGCGGCAGCGGGCCGCCCAGGAGATGATCGACACCGCCCGCGCTGCGGCGCGGTTAGGGGTGAACGTAGTCACCGGCTTCACCGGGTCCTCGATCTGGCACTCGCTCTACGCCTTCCCGCCCACCACCCAGGACTACTGGGATGCAGGATTCCGTGACTTCGCCGACCGCTGGCTGCCTATCCTCGACGCCTTCGAGGACGCCGGGGTGAATTTCGCCCTCGAGGCGCATCCGACCGAGATCGCCTTCGACATCGCCTCGGCCGAGCGGGCGCTCGAAGCCGTGAAGCACCATCCCCGCTTCGGCTTCAACTACGATCCGTCGCACCTCGGCTACCAGGGAGTCGATTACGTCGCCTTCATCCGCCGCTTCAGCGGGCGCATCTTCCACGTCCACATGAAGGACGTCTGGTGGGGCCGCGGCGACGGGAGCACGGGGGTCTTCGGCGGTCACACCAGCTTCGGTGACGCCCGCCGCTACTGGGACTTCCGCTCCGTGGGTCGGGGGGACATCGACTTCGAGGAGATAATCGTCGCCCTCAACGACATCGGTTACTCGGGACCCCTCTCCGTCGAGTGGGAGGACGGCCGCATGGACCGGGTGCACGGGGCCCGCGAATCGGCCGCCTTCGTCTCGCAGCTCGACTTCGAGCCCTCCGCGGTCGCTTTCGACGCGGCCTTCGAGAAGGAGAAGGCGTGA